ATTTTTTTTATTTTTATCTCATTTGCAAAAATAGTTTTCAAAGTAGGAATCCATTCTTCTTTTATTTCTCCTTTGGCAGTTATACTTTTATATTTAAAAAGTAAAGGCACGTCATTTTTTAATAAAACACATGCCTCATCTGTTTCAACTATTTCTATTTTATCTTTTTTATTCAATAATTCAACTTTGTATTTATCTTGCATGTCTTGCGCTATTTTTTTAATTTCGCTTCCTCTTAAGAATTGTTTTTTCATTCTATCCAGCCTCCACCTAAAATTAAATCTTTTTTGAAAAATACTGCTAACTGACCTGGTGAAACTGCAAAAATTGGCTCATCAGAAACAACTTTCACACAATTTTCTTTTTTTGTATTTTTATGAATTTTTGTCTCTTGCACTTTGTTTTTTTGTGTAATAATTGGATAAACATATGCTTTGTGTGGTGTTTGTTTATTTCTTACAATTACTTCTGCGCGCATTGGTTTTTCTAATTTTTCGAAAGCAACCCAGTTAACTGCGCCTACATAAAATTCTTTTGTTTTTAATTCATCGCGCGTTCCTAATGTTAAAATATTATTTTTTGTATCTATTTTTTTAACATATAAAGAATTAGGCGCTGATACTCCTAATCCTTTTCTTTGGCCTAATGGATAATAAATATATCCTTTATGTTCTCCTAATATTTCTCCTTTTGTATTAATTATTTTACCTTTTCGCGCTTTTTTCTTTGATACTCTTTCAATAAAATCTCCTTTATCCTCATGTAAAAAACATAAATCCTGGCTTTCCTCTCTATTTTTTGAATGTAAATTATATTTTTCAGCTATTTTTCTTATTTCATCTTTTTTTATATTTCCTAATGGAAATATTGTTTTTTCTAATTGTTTTTGAGATAACATAGATAAAACAGAGGATTGATCTTTCTTAATATCTTTAGGCCTGTATACAAACCATCTTTTAGATTTGTTATCCCATTTTTTTATTGCATAATGGCCTGTTGCATAATAATCTGCTTTTAATTTATTTACAGCATATTCCTGTAATAAACCAAATTTAAGAAACATATTGCATGGAACACATGGATTAGGTGTTCTTCCTTTCCATGATTCATCTAAAAAATATTGAATAACTTTTTCTCTAAATTCTTTTGATAAATTTACAATTTCTAAAGGAATTTCTAATTGTTCAGCTATTTTTTGCGCATCTTCAATATCCTTCTTAGAATCTAAATAAGGAGATAAATCCATTATTAGTCCTTTTACATTAGCGCCTTTTTGTTTAAGTAATAAAGCTGCAACTGAGCTGTCTAAACCCCCACTTAAAGCTACTACTATGTTTTTTCCTTTATAATCCATAAAATCAAATATTTAATCAATTAAGAAACTTTTAAACTTTTGTATTAAGAAAACTATCAAAAATGATAGATAATTAAACAAAAACGTTTAATTTATTCTTTAATTTTAAACAATACATTTATAAACATAAAATAACATAATAAATCTAGTTGTAGGGGTAATTAATATGAATTTTGAAACATTAGATAAAAAAACAGATTCAAAAAATATTACAGAAAGACCAAATATGCCAATGCGATTTTTTAGAAAAGCAGTTTTAGTCAGCGCTTTAGTTATTGCAAGTACAGGTATTTTAGGAGGATGTGGAGATCATAAACAAGAAATAAAAATAGAACAAGAAAATGAAATAGATACAAAACAAGAAATTCTCAAAAGAGAGTTTGTATCAAAAATAGAATATGAAATTGAAAAGTTTAACAAAAGCGGACTTTATTCAACTGATATAATTGTTGCAACAAAGATAGGTGTACATGAAAAAAATGAAATAAAACATTACGTTTCAGATAAAATGTCCTCCAACTTTGACAAAATGATAGAAGAATCAGTTTTAGATTCTATAATAACAGAATTTACAAAAAAATACCCAAAACTAAAATTTAATAAAAAAATAGAATTTGGACATTGTTATGCACCATATATCCTAAATATATCTAATTAATTTTTTTCTTTTTTTAATCTTTTACTTTTTCTAATTTTAAAAATTCAATATTTAGGCGCACTCCAAAACCTGTTGCGCCTTTTAAACTTTTGTATTAAAATGTTTTTTATTTAATAAAATTGATTTATCACAAACATCAAGAAGATGATTAGACATAGAGAATTTAGAATTTCTTTTTTTGTCTGTGTAATAATATAAAATCACATTCATCCCTTTTTTTCTAAGATTCTCTAAAATAGGCACAAAATCAGTATCTGCAGTAATAATAATAACATTTTTATATTCTAAAAAGGATTCAAATAAATCCATAGTTAATAAAGTATCTACACCTTTTTGATGAAATATATCATTTATCTTTTGACACCTTCCTTCGCGTATAATAAGTTTATCTATCTTTTTTAAAGTAATTATAAACTTATCATATGATGCTTTTCTTATTCTTTCTTCTTCAGTAGGTTTTGCACTTTGAAACGGAGGAGCCGTATAAAAAAATATTTTATCACACCATAAATTATTCTCTTTTGCTAAATTAATAGAAAAATCTTGAATTCTTAATTTACAATTAAATTTTTTTAATATTAATTTAAGATAACCATTATCAATAAATATTGCTGTTTTTTCCATAATATTAATACATATAGAACAAAATAAAAACTAGAAGGATTATTGGGATCCAACTTAATGGACCCCAAAAACATCTAGCAACCCAATAGGATTACTAGGGATCATAGTGAATATTATAAGTTAGTTTATCTTTAAAAAACTTTCTATCATTAACTACTCTTTTAAAAACTCAATATTTAGGCGAACACCAAAACCTGTTGCGCCTTTATAGGCGTATGGTTTTTCTTTTTTATGAAATGCAGTTCCTGCAATATCAATATGCGCCCAGGGTGTTTTTTTAATGAAATTTTTCAAGAAAAATGCAGCTGTTATTGAACCTGCTTCTGGTTTTTTGCCGGTATTTCTTACATCTGCTATATCACTTTTAATTAAATCTTCATATTCTTCATCCATAGGCATTTGCCATATTCTTTCTAATGAATATTCACTTGCACATATAAGTTTTGAAATTAATTCAATATCTTCTGCAAATAAACCTGCATTTTCTACTCCTAATGCAGCAACCATAGCTCCTGTCAAAGTCGCATAATCAATAATATATTTTGGTGAATAATGCTTTTCAGCATAAGATAAACAATCTGCTAAAACTAATCTGCCTTCTGCATCTGTATTTAAAATTTCT
Above is a genomic segment from Candidatus Micrarchaeia archaeon containing:
- a CDS encoding NYN domain-containing protein, with translation MEKTAIFIDNGYLKLILKKFNCKLRIQDFSINLAKENNLWCDKIFFYTAPPFQSAKPTEEERIRKASYDKFIITLKKIDKLIIREGRCQKINDIFHQKGVDTLLTMDLFESFLEYKNVIIITADTDFVPILENLRKKGMNVILYYYTDKKRNSKFSMSNHLLDVCDKSILLNKKHFNTKV
- a CDS encoding DUF1947 domain-containing protein, with protein sequence MKKQFLRGSEIKKIAQDMQDKYKVELLNKKDKIEIVETDEACVLLKNDVPLLFKYKSITAKGEIKEEWIPTLKTIFANEIKIKK
- the mnmA gene encoding tRNA 2-thiouridine(34) synthase MnmA, giving the protein MDYKGKNIVVALSGGLDSSVAALLLKQKGANVKGLIMDLSPYLDSKKDIEDAQKIAEQLEIPLEIVNLSKEFREKVIQYFLDESWKGRTPNPCVPCNMFLKFGLLQEYAVNKLKADYYATGHYAIKKWDNKSKRWFVYRPKDIKKDQSSVLSMLSQKQLEKTIFPLGNIKKDEIRKIAEKYNLHSKNREESQDLCFLHEDKGDFIERVSKKKARKGKIINTKGEILGEHKGYIYYPLGQRKGLGVSAPNSLYVKKIDTKNNILTLGTRDELKTKEFYVGAVNWVAFEKLEKPMRAEVIVRNKQTPHKAYVYPIITQKNKVQETKIHKNTKKENCVKVVSDEPIFAVSPGQLAVFFKKDLILGGGWIE